In Heptranchias perlo isolate sHepPer1 chromosome 13, sHepPer1.hap1, whole genome shotgun sequence, the genomic stretch tttaaactcgtGCATCGATGTGTATATTCTGTTTACACATCTGAATAAAAAGTAGAATCATGAACAGCCAGCTCAATAAGGAGAAAGAGATTTTATCGAACTTTTCCTCTAAATTATTATTGGTAATGGTAATAACAGTCAATTATCAGTAAGATGCCTAGCAGAAGGAACTCCGCTTTCCTTGTGTGTGAAGATGTGCCCTATGGAATGCGTGAGTGCTTCATAGTTTCAAGATACCGAAGGCCGAATTCCACTGTAATGGAGTGTTTGCGTTCCATCTTTCTCCCAACAAATGAAACATTTAACTTTTGGACTCATTACATCCCGTTGCTTTTCTTTCTGTATAAGTTTTATCatttccttttcaagaatatgGAGTTTAGCTATGATCATCCATTTCTTTTGCCGATGTGGTGCTTTGCCTTTGGTGTCTCAGTGGTCTTAGCTGAGAGCTGTGCCGCCCATGTATTTAACTGTCTGTCACTACAGATACGTGAAACCTTCTACTACATGGATTATGTTGCCTGGAACTTTTATGGGTTTGGATCTGCAATCGCCTGTTGTTATTATATATTCCCACTACTGACTGTGATGAATCCTACTCTGGTGACTCAGTTGCTGGAACAGAATGGACGATGTACAGAATACAGTATTTTGGTCAAGTTATACTCTGTTTTATGTATTCCTGTAACATTCTTATTGCTCATTTTTTGCACCATTGCTATTTGCAAAAGTTATCTTGATTGGGCACGGTATCGCTACGTGATTAGAGCAATTGTGTTTGCCATACCACTTAGTGTGACAGTGCCCATAGCCATAGATACAGTTTTTTTTGAACTTTACCGAAAAAATCCAATCATATTTTTTCATTTTTGTAGACAACGCACATGGCTACTGTTGGCAATTGTTTTCAACGTGAGCAGAATTCCAGAGAGGATTTGGCCAGGCCAATTTGATGTTATAGGACAGAGCCATCAGTGGTTCCATCTATTTAGTTTCCTGACTATTTATGATCAACTGTGCTATTTTGAATATGGATTTAATAGTTTGGTTAAGTCTCCATCAACCTTCCCACTGTTTGCTGACACAATGGGGGCAATGTTGCTTTTGTTAGTTAGCTTTGCATTGGTGATTAAAAGATTTGCTAAGTATCCACCTGCTTGTGTACAAAATTAATAAAATATTAAACTTTGATGATATGGGTGACATGAAGATTGTGAACCTAACAAATCTTGCCTACTTCCAGGAACACCGCAATTGTTTCTTTCATTTGACCAAAAATGGAACATCTATTAAAATTATGAGATCCCAGAGGCAAGGAGATGCCCATTTAGATGGAAACCATGCACGAAAATTTTAATCAGCATAGGTCAAAATAATTTAGGATTTTGTTTGGTTTGGAAGTGcaagcttgatgggccaaatgccttTCCTTATCCCATGACTCCTTATAGTCATAGAGATTCATTCCTTTTGCGCAGTGTTCCTTTTATCTCACTTATCTTGCCCCCCTTAACAGAATTTCATTACCAAATTTCTTTCCTTAGAATGCAATCTGTCCCATTCCTTTTATTTTAAAGTATGAGTGCTGAgtcttggcaggctattcaaccacagggaaTATCAGAACTGAGCCCAACTGGCCTTTCCTCTGACCAGATCATAAATAATTATAAGAACAACTATTATTTTTATAACTGTTCATTATTCATTGTTTATTCACATTAAAACCAGATTGAATCATAAAGTTAACTTCAGAAGGGAAGGGATACTCAAGGTGAGAACTATTGGCGCATGTTACTTGAGGTATTGGAGCAGGAGAAATATCATGGGTTTTTTGTGAACAGGTCACTAAAATCATTACCTCAATGTACCCaggcttttaaaaaagcaaacagaatgttgtATAGCAAAGGATATAACATATAAATCCAGAGaggtaattttaaaattgtatttggtcctggtgagaccacatttggagtactgcatgcagttttggtctccctgttTCAAAAAGGATAATCAAaaaggagggggtacagagaagggctacATAGTTGAACCCAGGCCTTAAGAGAATGACTACCCTGGGACTTTCCTCTCTTGAAAAGAAAAAACGGTGAGGGGATATAAtggaagtattcaaaattatgaaaggtctgGCCAATTTGGATCCAAGTAAGCTTTTCTGCAGTTGTACGGAATTTTTATTAAAAGGGTGGTAAATGTGTGAAACAGATTATCGGCACaggtggtggaacaagaaaccttaatAGGTTTCAAGAAGAAACTAAAAAGTTCTCGTCAACAAATGGGATTTAGAGTTATTAGAAATACACCAAAGGAATACAGTGGATGgatggctcgatgggccgaaggtcTTCTCCGGCCTGAAACTGTTAAGATGTTATTacatattttaattttgttttagatTATTTATAATGGTGCCCATATTTTAATATGGCACTTTGTCATGTTAATGACTTGTGAATAAAAAATGAAGCTTGCTCCAATGTGTATTTTTAAACCCACACTGAGGAAGATggagtttacactgcagtctgggatctgcagTTCGGGTGTGAAACTATCAGTTACTGGGGGTTTCACCTCAGCATC encodes the following:
- the LOC137331750 gene encoding membrane progesterone receptor epsilon-like, translated to MPSRRNSAFLVCEDVPYGMRECFIVSRYRRPNSTVMECLRSIFLPTNETFNFWTHYIPLLFFLYKFYHFLFKNMEFSYDHPFLLPMWCFAFGVSVVLAESCAAHVFNCLSLQIRETFYYMDYVAWNFYGFGSAIACCYYIFPLLTVMNPTLVTQLLEQNGRCTEYSILVKLYSVLCIPVTFLLLIFCTIAICKSYLDWARYRYVIRAIVFAIPLSVTVPIAIDTVFFELYRKNPIIFFHFCRQRTWLLLAIVFNVSRIPERIWPGQFDVIGQSHQWFHLFSFLTIYDQLCYFEYGFNSLVKSPSTFPLFADTMGAMLLLLVSFALVIKRFAKYPPACVQN